In a genomic window of Zingiber officinale cultivar Zhangliang chromosome 9B, Zo_v1.1, whole genome shotgun sequence:
- the LOC122022911 gene encoding zinc finger MYM-type protein 1-like gives MFQRGFGGDDVVTRFSFINWKKAIEKFNERVGGVGSTHNEAIIQFEGFKNQRQSVEYSFSSRKHEIKVAYRKRLTAILKVIQFLLLQGLPFRGHDESSTSSNRGKFLELLKWYNSECPEVAAVVGMNAPRNNQMIAPKIQKQLVNAYAVETTNVILADLGDRWFTLLLDEARDCSVKEQMTVVIRYVNKHGELIERFMVVVHIATTTIACLNEAIDSLFVKYGLSVARLKGQGYNSVSNMSREFNDLK, from the exons ATGTTTCAGAGAG GGTTTGGAGGAGATGATGTGGTTACGAGATTTAGTTTCATAAATTGGAAAAAAGCAATTGAAAAATTCAATGAGCGTGTAGGTGGGGTTGGTAGTACGCACAATGAGGCAATAATACAGTTTGAGGGTTTCAAGAATCAAAGGCAAAGTGTGGAGTATTCATTTTCATCGAGGAAACATGAGATTAAAGTTGCTTATCGCAAACGCTTGACTgccattttaaaagtaattcaatTTTTGTTGTTACAAGGATTGCCTTTTCGAGGACATGATGAGTCTTCGACATCATCTAATAGAGGCAAGTTTTTAGAATTGCTCAAATGGTATAATTCAGAGTGTCCAGAAGTTGCGGCAGTTGTTGGAATGAATGCACCTagaaataatcaaatgattgcccCAAAAATTCAAAAGCAATTGGTGAATGCTTATGCAGTTGAGACCACAAATGTTATTCTAGCTGATCTTGGAGATAGGTGGTTCACTTTGCTACTTGATGAGGCTCGTGATTGTTCGGTGAAAGAGCAAATGACAGTTGTTATTAGATATGTGAACAAACATGGAGAATTGATTGAACGATTTATGGTTGTAGTTCATATTGCAACAACTACAATTGCTTGTTTGAATGAGGCAATAGACTCTTTATTTGTTAAGTATGGTTTGTCAGTGGCGAGATTGAAGGGTCAAGGATATAATAGTGTTTCAAATATGTCTAGAGAATTTAATGACTTAAAGTGA
- the LOC122025336 gene encoding brassinosteroid-responsive RING protein 1-like, which yields MGFPVGYSELPKLLLHLLFLLTHLRKLINWACRCLGLGGDLSDGDVQREGLCLLPLVLAEVIEEASPATRFEQLPEAAESCCAVCLYEFEPEDEVRRMSNCSHIFHRQCVDRWIQHRQRTCPLCRVPLIPLHPAPATPEDDEDYYYSYSLRPLGFPSA from the coding sequence ATGGGCTTCCCGGTCGGCTACTCGGAGCTCCCCAAGCTGCTGCTCCACCTGCTGTTCTTGCTGACGCACCTTCGGAAGCTCATCAACTGGGCCTGCCGCTGCCTCGGCCTCGGTGGCGACCTCTCAGACGGCGATGTCCAGAGGGAAGGTCTCTGTTTGCTGCCACTGGTGCTGGCCGAGGTCATCGAGGAGGCCTCCCCGGCGACCCGGTTCGAACAACTCCCAGAGGCAGCAGAGAGCTGCTGCGCTGTCTGCCTGTACGAGTTCGAGCCGGAGGACGAGGTTCGGCGGATGAGCAACTGCAGCCACATCTTCCACCGTCAATGCGTCGACCGGTGGATCCAGCACCGGCAGCGTACCTGCCCCCTCTGCCGCGTCCCGCTCATTCCCCTCCACCCGGCCCCCGCCACGCCCGAGGACGACGAAGACTACTACTACTCGTACTCGCTGCGCCCGCTAGGGTTCCCCTCAGCCTAG
- the LOC122022580 gene encoding uncharacterized protein LOC122022580 isoform X2, with protein sequence MSLENDDPLLERSSETQRKTKVRYTRDELLSFSKLSDKLPDEFDASVLSELNETSNSVNERQRGFGGLTFQSTKHSDFTSQPPYRSEVAGSYSRGTSGRWDAQSNYRDGDLQANRETSTQDIGRQIGIQSRCYAQQDEHDGLLGSGAFPRPSGYGRPSTEKSRATSQFQLNKTSEPYQPPRPYKAIPFQRKDNRDSCNDETFGSTNYSSEDRAGELRRRESFELIRKEQRKALQDKQNNHKHNLDPDIATLFEDSDDKKSTISKTDKEDVSSLSKIQSPRSPSMHAPVSRPLVPPGFASTAMDKILPVQSNCFALENQGLKTDEEPWTSSVSVSSKFASWFVEEENRRSEDFSSKNLLSLIVNNDKVGSSNFTVSHANVFEHGESGSTDITNTTLKFDVSPTTVSEIGISEQYHQVDKLNSSPVVLTCEDLEQSILADIEGGPSLQHTVQEPETRTGGKPEHPKSDIDEHVSQHLLSLLQRGTKKEETVSGTCVGVDFFDKLSLTGKSSLNYPIPDKGIVEVPSCSDKTLTLETLFGAAFMNELQSAQAPVSTQRVADGGTNTYAFQSSAGFPFPHSDGSFFSSSSGDYQPNKPVHHSDTLPPGTVSFEEKVVNFHLPGEQSLIIDNDALESATSDSLSFPNTRKNEELFSKMNEGHLKDSLRNAIPRGAEDIPTTMLDGSFQRPRDLVNAGALHHHLQGRTLSHTVNHAMPLHPLLNHLANGDEQMKHVNPQQNFHDPQSFLENLVPHNSYHVNAPRIDPASYHLIQQLPIPGNFPQQLPHQGFSGGMQLPHQINHVQSFVPETNNMHNIALPHQQSNYGSFGMGIPGALVGGGGGGNHPDAFQRLMEMEMRANQKHAHPAAAGHIPSMFGPGFDMNFRYR encoded by the exons ATGAGTTTGGAGAATGACGATCCGTTACTTGAAAGAAGTTCTGAAACTCAGAG GAAAACTAAAGTACGCTATACGCGAGATGAGCTTTTATCTTTCAGCAAACTTTCCGACAAATTGCCTGATGAATTTGATGCTTCAGTTTTGAG TGAATTGAATGAAACGTCTAATAGTGTAAATGAGAGGCAACGAGGTTTTGGAGGCTTAACCTTTCAGAGCACGAAGCATAGCGATTTTACCTCACAACCACCATACAGGTCAGAAGTTGCAGGGAGTTATTCTCGAGGAACCTCTGGGAGATGGGATGCACAATCGAACTATAGAGATGGGGACCTCCAAGCTAATCGTGAAACAAGTACACAAG ATATTGGACGACAAATTGGAATACAATCCAGATGTTATGCTCAACAGGATGAGCATGATGGACTTTTGGGCAGTGGtgctttcccaagaccttcaggTTATGGCAGACCATCAACAGAAAAATCAAGGGCAACTAGCCAATTTCAACTCAATAAGACTTCTGAACCCTATCAACCCCCACGGCCTTATAAG GCTATACCTTTTCAACGGAAGGACAATAGAGATTCATGTAATGATGAAacatttggttcaactaattatTCAAGTGAGGACAGAGCTGGAGAACTAAGGAGAAGAG AATCCTTTGAGCTAATAAGAAAGGAACAACGGAAAGCACTGCAGGATAAGCAAAACAACCATAAACACAATCTTGATCCTGATATTGCTACATTGTTTGAGGATTCTGATGATAAGAAAAGTACAATCAGCAAAACTGACAAGGAAGATGTTTCTTCACTATCTAAAATTCAATCTCCTAGGTCTCCTTCTATGCATGCACCTGTATCTCGGCCACTTGTGCCACCTGGGTTTGCTAGTACAGCAATGGATAAAATCCTTCCCGTTCAATCTAATTGCTTTGCATTAGAg AATCAGGGTCTTAAGACGGATGAAGAACCATGGACATCTTCAGTTTCTGTATCTTCTAAGTTCGCAAGTTGGTTTGTTGAGGAAG AAAACAGGCGTTCAGAAGATTTTTCATCAAAGAATTTACTTTCATTGATTGTGAATAATGATAAAGTTGGCTCATCAAATTTTACAGTTTCTCATGCCAATGTATTTGAACACGGGGAATCAGGCAGTACTGATATAACTAATACTACACTCAAATTTGATGTGTCTCCGACAACTGTTTCGGAAATTGGGATCTCTGAACAATATCATCAAGTTGATAAGCTAAATTCAAGTCCTGTTGTACTTACATGTGAAGACCTTGAGCAGTCAATCTTGGCTGATATCGAAGGGGGGCCAAGTCTACAGCATacggtacaggaacctgagacaAGAACAGGTGGAAAACCAGAACATCCAAAATCTGATATTGACGAGCATGTTTCGCAACATCTTCTTTCTTTGTTGCAAAGGGGAACAAAAAAAGAAGAGACGGTGTCGGGGACTTGTGTAGGTGTTGATTTCTTTGATAAATTGTCTTTGACTGGTAAAAGTTCTTTGAATTATCCAATTCCTGATAAGGGCATTGTTGAGGTACCATCCTGCTCAGATAAAACCCTGACTCTTGAAACATTGTTTGGGGCTGCATTTATGAACGAGCTTCAATCGGCTCAAGCACCTGTTTCTACACAGAGAGTGGCAGATGGTGGAACCAACACTTATGCCTTCCAATCATCGGCTGGATTTCCCTTTCCACATTCTGATGGTAGTTTCTTTTCTTCTAGTTCTGGAGATTATCAGCCAAATAAACCTGTTCATCACAGTGACACACTACCTCCAGGCACTGTCTCTTTTGAAGAGAAAGTTGTCAACTTTCATTTGCCAGGTGAACAAAGTTTGATTATTGATAATGATGCTCTGGAATCTGCAACCTCAGATTCTCTTTCCTTTCCTAATACACGTAAAAATGAGGAGCTATTTTCCAAAATGAATGAAGGACATCTTAAGGATAGTTTGCGTAATGCCATTCCAAGAGGTGCAGAAGATATTCCAACAACCATGTTGGATGGCTCTTTTCAGAGGCCCCGTGACCTGGTAAATGCTGGTGCTCTTCATCATCATTTGCAGGGAAGGACATTATCTCATACCGTCAACCACGCTATGCCTCTACACCCATTGTTGAATCATCTCGCTAATGGGGATGAGCAAATGAAGCATGTTAACCCCCAACAGAATTTTCATGACCCTCAAAGTTTTCTTGAAAATCTTGTTCCGCATAATAGTTACCATGTTAATGCCCCACGCATTGATCCTGCTTCTTATCACTTGATACAGCAGTTGCCAATTCCAGGAAACTTCCCACAGCAATTGCCCCATCAAGGGTTTTCAGGAGGTATGCAATTACCTCATCAGATAAATCACGTGCAAAGCTTTGTACCAGAGACAAACAATATGCATAACATTGCATTACCACATCAGCAGTCTAACTATGGCAGCTTCGGAATGGGAATACCAG GAGCATTGGTTGGTGGCGGCGGCGGTGGCAATCATCCAGATGCATTTCAAAGGCTGATGGAGATGGAGATGAGAGCTAATCAAAAGCATGCCCACCCTGCAGCTGCAGGCCACATTCCCAGTATGTTTGGTCCTGGATTTGACATGAACTTTCGATACAGATGA
- the LOC122022581 gene encoding auxin-responsive protein SAUR72-like, protein MGKGVLRSAARALSWPRGSKTTCSAEVPEDVKEGEFAVVAVWNEEATRFVASLSCLSNPVFLRLLELAEEEFGFQQEGALTVPCKPSELERIIKGIKNF, encoded by the coding sequence ATGGGGAAAGGTGTGCTCAGGAGTGCAGCCAGGGCCCTGTCCTGGCCCAGGGGCAGCAAGACGACTTGTTCGGCCGAGGTGCCGGAGGACGTGAAGGAGGGGGAATTTGCAGTGGTGGCGGTGTGGAATGAGGAGGCAACCAGGTTTGTGGCCTCACTCAGCTGCCTGTCAAACCCTGTGTTTCTGAGGCTGCTGGAGCTGGCAGAGGAAGAGTTTGGGTTTCAGCAAGAAGGGGCACTTACTGTTCCTTGCAAGCCTTCAGAGCTGGAGAGGATCATCAAGGGGATTAAGaatttttag
- the LOC122024419 gene encoding brassinosteroid-responsive RING protein 1-like — MGFPCLCYTVILPRPVALIVHLLDLLKLALSAGLFFLGLPSSSAAAAAAIDDLDAFPSYLLPDSHLPPPASVKSRLPVVRFSALRPNGAAICSVCLDALCPRHEVRQLGNCAHAFHKHCIDKWVDVGQLTCPLCRAPLLHHQPPEEDEVSPRSHTIS; from the coding sequence ATGGGCTTCCCCTGCCTATGCTACACCGTCATCCTACCCCGCCCCGTCGCCCTTATCGTCCACCTCCTCGATCTCCTCAAGCTCGCACTCTCCGCCGGCCTCTTCTTTCTCGGCCTCCCCTCCTCCTCTGCCGCTGCCGCTGCCGCCATCGACGACCTCGACGCTTTTCCCTCCTACCTCCTCCCCGACTCCCACCTCCCTCCTCCCGCCTCCGTCAAGTCCCGCCTCCCCGTCGTCCGCTTCTCCGCCCTCCGCCCCAACGGCGCGGCCATCTGCTCCGTCTGCCTCGACGCCCTCTGCCCCCGCCACGAGGTCCGCCAGCTCGGAAACTGTGCCCATGCCTTCCACAAGCACTGCATCGACAAGTGGGTCGACGTCGGCCAGCTCACCTGCCCTCTCTGCCGCGCCCCGCTCCTCCACCATCAGCCTCCGGAGGAGGATGAGGTCAGCCCTAGATCTCACACTATTAGCTAG
- the LOC122022580 gene encoding uncharacterized protein LOC122022580 isoform X1, translating into MSLENDDPLLERSSETQRKTKVRYTRDELLSFSKLSDKLPDEFDASVLSELNETSNSVNERQRGFGGLTFQSTKHSDFTSQPPYRSEVAGSYSRGTSGRWDAQSNYRDGDLQANRETSTQDIGRQIGIQSRCYAQQDEHDGLLGSGAFPRPSGYGRPSTEKSRATSQFQLNKTSEPYQPPRPYKAIPFQRKDNRDSCNDETFGSTNYSSEDRAGELRRRESFELIRKEQRKALQDKQNNHKHNLDPDIATLFEDSDDKKSTISKTDKEDVSSLSKIQSPRSPSMHAPVSRPLVPPGFASTAMDKILPVQSNCFALENNSVSILEKLLGGFLQTSGSSSASSSNQGLKTDEEPWTSSVSVSSKFASWFVEEENRRSEDFSSKNLLSLIVNNDKVGSSNFTVSHANVFEHGESGSTDITNTTLKFDVSPTTVSEIGISEQYHQVDKLNSSPVVLTCEDLEQSILADIEGGPSLQHTVQEPETRTGGKPEHPKSDIDEHVSQHLLSLLQRGTKKEETVSGTCVGVDFFDKLSLTGKSSLNYPIPDKGIVEVPSCSDKTLTLETLFGAAFMNELQSAQAPVSTQRVADGGTNTYAFQSSAGFPFPHSDGSFFSSSSGDYQPNKPVHHSDTLPPGTVSFEEKVVNFHLPGEQSLIIDNDALESATSDSLSFPNTRKNEELFSKMNEGHLKDSLRNAIPRGAEDIPTTMLDGSFQRPRDLVNAGALHHHLQGRTLSHTVNHAMPLHPLLNHLANGDEQMKHVNPQQNFHDPQSFLENLVPHNSYHVNAPRIDPASYHLIQQLPIPGNFPQQLPHQGFSGGMQLPHQINHVQSFVPETNNMHNIALPHQQSNYGSFGMGIPGALVGGGGGGNHPDAFQRLMEMEMRANQKHAHPAAAGHIPSMFGPGFDMNFRYR; encoded by the exons ATGAGTTTGGAGAATGACGATCCGTTACTTGAAAGAAGTTCTGAAACTCAGAG GAAAACTAAAGTACGCTATACGCGAGATGAGCTTTTATCTTTCAGCAAACTTTCCGACAAATTGCCTGATGAATTTGATGCTTCAGTTTTGAG TGAATTGAATGAAACGTCTAATAGTGTAAATGAGAGGCAACGAGGTTTTGGAGGCTTAACCTTTCAGAGCACGAAGCATAGCGATTTTACCTCACAACCACCATACAGGTCAGAAGTTGCAGGGAGTTATTCTCGAGGAACCTCTGGGAGATGGGATGCACAATCGAACTATAGAGATGGGGACCTCCAAGCTAATCGTGAAACAAGTACACAAG ATATTGGACGACAAATTGGAATACAATCCAGATGTTATGCTCAACAGGATGAGCATGATGGACTTTTGGGCAGTGGtgctttcccaagaccttcaggTTATGGCAGACCATCAACAGAAAAATCAAGGGCAACTAGCCAATTTCAACTCAATAAGACTTCTGAACCCTATCAACCCCCACGGCCTTATAAG GCTATACCTTTTCAACGGAAGGACAATAGAGATTCATGTAATGATGAAacatttggttcaactaattatTCAAGTGAGGACAGAGCTGGAGAACTAAGGAGAAGAG AATCCTTTGAGCTAATAAGAAAGGAACAACGGAAAGCACTGCAGGATAAGCAAAACAACCATAAACACAATCTTGATCCTGATATTGCTACATTGTTTGAGGATTCTGATGATAAGAAAAGTACAATCAGCAAAACTGACAAGGAAGATGTTTCTTCACTATCTAAAATTCAATCTCCTAGGTCTCCTTCTATGCATGCACCTGTATCTCGGCCACTTGTGCCACCTGGGTTTGCTAGTACAGCAATGGATAAAATCCTTCCCGTTCAATCTAATTGCTTTGCATTAGAg AACAATTCTGTCTCTATTCTTGAAAAGTTACTCGGTGGTTTTCTACAAACTTCTGGTAGCTCATCTGCTTCCTCTTCT AATCAGGGTCTTAAGACGGATGAAGAACCATGGACATCTTCAGTTTCTGTATCTTCTAAGTTCGCAAGTTGGTTTGTTGAGGAAG AAAACAGGCGTTCAGAAGATTTTTCATCAAAGAATTTACTTTCATTGATTGTGAATAATGATAAAGTTGGCTCATCAAATTTTACAGTTTCTCATGCCAATGTATTTGAACACGGGGAATCAGGCAGTACTGATATAACTAATACTACACTCAAATTTGATGTGTCTCCGACAACTGTTTCGGAAATTGGGATCTCTGAACAATATCATCAAGTTGATAAGCTAAATTCAAGTCCTGTTGTACTTACATGTGAAGACCTTGAGCAGTCAATCTTGGCTGATATCGAAGGGGGGCCAAGTCTACAGCATacggtacaggaacctgagacaAGAACAGGTGGAAAACCAGAACATCCAAAATCTGATATTGACGAGCATGTTTCGCAACATCTTCTTTCTTTGTTGCAAAGGGGAACAAAAAAAGAAGAGACGGTGTCGGGGACTTGTGTAGGTGTTGATTTCTTTGATAAATTGTCTTTGACTGGTAAAAGTTCTTTGAATTATCCAATTCCTGATAAGGGCATTGTTGAGGTACCATCCTGCTCAGATAAAACCCTGACTCTTGAAACATTGTTTGGGGCTGCATTTATGAACGAGCTTCAATCGGCTCAAGCACCTGTTTCTACACAGAGAGTGGCAGATGGTGGAACCAACACTTATGCCTTCCAATCATCGGCTGGATTTCCCTTTCCACATTCTGATGGTAGTTTCTTTTCTTCTAGTTCTGGAGATTATCAGCCAAATAAACCTGTTCATCACAGTGACACACTACCTCCAGGCACTGTCTCTTTTGAAGAGAAAGTTGTCAACTTTCATTTGCCAGGTGAACAAAGTTTGATTATTGATAATGATGCTCTGGAATCTGCAACCTCAGATTCTCTTTCCTTTCCTAATACACGTAAAAATGAGGAGCTATTTTCCAAAATGAATGAAGGACATCTTAAGGATAGTTTGCGTAATGCCATTCCAAGAGGTGCAGAAGATATTCCAACAACCATGTTGGATGGCTCTTTTCAGAGGCCCCGTGACCTGGTAAATGCTGGTGCTCTTCATCATCATTTGCAGGGAAGGACATTATCTCATACCGTCAACCACGCTATGCCTCTACACCCATTGTTGAATCATCTCGCTAATGGGGATGAGCAAATGAAGCATGTTAACCCCCAACAGAATTTTCATGACCCTCAAAGTTTTCTTGAAAATCTTGTTCCGCATAATAGTTACCATGTTAATGCCCCACGCATTGATCCTGCTTCTTATCACTTGATACAGCAGTTGCCAATTCCAGGAAACTTCCCACAGCAATTGCCCCATCAAGGGTTTTCAGGAGGTATGCAATTACCTCATCAGATAAATCACGTGCAAAGCTTTGTACCAGAGACAAACAATATGCATAACATTGCATTACCACATCAGCAGTCTAACTATGGCAGCTTCGGAATGGGAATACCAG GAGCATTGGTTGGTGGCGGCGGCGGTGGCAATCATCCAGATGCATTTCAAAGGCTGATGGAGATGGAGATGAGAGCTAATCAAAAGCATGCCCACCCTGCAGCTGCAGGCCACATTCCCAGTATGTTTGGTCCTGGATTTGACATGAACTTTCGATACAGATGA